From a single Acidobacteriota bacterium genomic region:
- a CDS encoding ABC transporter permease produces the protein MVDLSSGEPKLRLDESGVLERSSGELVAGASLWKDAWKRLLKNKLAVFGMIVLGLMVTAVIIGPPIIQLTTGFTPDYIPSDIDGGARVQSFPPSIQHPMGTDDKGRDLLARVLQGGRISLMVGIISTLVSLLVGVSWGAVAGYVGGRVDNLMMRFVDIIYAIPYILIVIVLLSVFGGPNTPDFIDAMSSFFGGAGNQGLSQIFLLFLALGLVSWLTMARVVRGQILSLKNQEFVLAAKATGVSTPAIIFRHLVPNALGPVIVYATLTVPSVMLTEAFLSFLGLGVQAPYASWGSLAADGIKNIQIFPWQMIFPGVTMALTLFSLNFLGDGLRDALDPQTRKF, from the coding sequence ATGGTTGATCTTTCCAGCGGCGAACCAAAGCTGCGCTTGGACGAATCCGGCGTGCTCGAGCGATCGTCGGGCGAACTGGTTGCCGGTGCCTCGCTCTGGAAAGATGCGTGGAAGCGGCTTTTGAAAAACAAGCTCGCCGTATTTGGCATGATCGTCCTCGGGTTGATGGTGACGGCCGTTATCATCGGCCCGCCGATCATCCAGCTGACGACCGGCTTCACGCCCGATTACATCCCTTCGGACATCGATGGCGGTGCACGAGTGCAGAGCTTTCCGCCCTCGATTCAGCACCCGATGGGCACCGACGATAAGGGCCGCGACCTTCTCGCCCGTGTGCTTCAGGGCGGCCGGATCTCGCTGATGGTCGGCATCATCTCGACCCTCGTTTCGCTTCTCGTCGGGGTCTCGTGGGGAGCGGTCGCAGGCTACGTCGGCGGCCGGGTCGATAACCTGATGATGCGTTTTGTTGATATCATTTACGCAATTCCATATATCCTCATCGTCATCGTGCTTCTTTCGGTGTTTGGCGGGCCGAACACGCCGGACTTCATTGATGCGATGTCATCGTTTTTCGGCGGCGCCGGAAATCAAGGCCTAAGTCAGATCTTCCTCCTCTTTCTAGCCCTCGGGCTCGTTTCATGGCTGACAATGGCGCGGGTCGTCCGCGGGCAGATACTCTCGCTTAAGAATCAGGAATTCGTGCTCGCCGCTAAGGCGACGGGCGTTTCGACCCCGGCGATCATTTTCAGGCATCTGGTGCCGAATGCACTCGGGCCGGTGATCGTCTATGCAACGCTGACGGTTCCGAGCGTGATGCTGACCGAGGCGTTCCTTTCATTCCTCGGGCTCGGCGTGCAGGCCCCATACGCGAGCTGGGGAAGCCTTGCGGCCGATGGCATCAAGAACATCCAGATATTCCCGTGGCAGATGATCTTCCCGGGCGTGACAATGGCGCTGACGCTCTTTTCGCTTAACTTCCTCGGCGATGGGCTGCGAGATGCACTCGACCCGCAGACGCGGAAGTTTTAG
- a CDS encoding ABC transporter permease → MIGFILRRLLIIIPMALLVVSVTWGLIRLAPGNFYSDERSLPPAIEENIKRKYGLDKPVYQQYLIMMGNVVRGDFGDSLKYQGQSVNEIIFRHLPYSATIGVLAYLLALFIGLAAGIIAALRQNSAFDYGSMATAMLGLSVPNFVLGPILVIVFALWLFWLPPARWGGIANLVLPVITLAAIYAAYIARLTRAGMLEVMRSDYIRTARAKGLDEKTVLLKHGLRGGIVPVVSFTGPALAHLLAGTVVVERVFAIPGLGNIFIQSVLNRDEPLTLGIVAFLSILIMIFNLAVDISYGFLDPRIRYE, encoded by the coding sequence ATGATCGGATTCATTCTCCGAAGGCTTCTTATCATCATCCCGATGGCGTTGCTCGTCGTTTCCGTGACGTGGGGATTGATCCGGCTGGCCCCGGGCAATTTCTACTCGGACGAACGGTCACTTCCGCCGGCGATCGAGGAGAACATCAAGCGGAAATACGGCCTCGATAAGCCCGTCTATCAGCAATATTTGATAATGATGGGCAACGTCGTCCGCGGCGATTTTGGCGATTCGCTCAAGTATCAGGGGCAATCGGTCAACGAGATCATATTCCGCCATCTGCCCTACTCGGCAACTATCGGCGTCCTCGCCTACCTTCTCGCTCTCTTCATCGGGCTCGCGGCGGGAATTATCGCGGCGCTAAGGCAAAATTCGGCATTCGATTATGGATCGATGGCGACGGCAATGCTTGGGCTCTCGGTGCCGAATTTCGTGCTTGGGCCTATTCTTGTGATCGTCTTTGCTTTGTGGCTTTTTTGGCTGCCGCCGGCACGCTGGGGCGGTATCGCGAACCTTGTACTTCCTGTTATCACGCTCGCGGCGATCTATGCGGCTTACATAGCCCGGCTGACACGTGCGGGAATGCTCGAGGTGATGCGGTCCGATTACATACGGACGGCGAGGGCAAAGGGGCTCGATGAAAAGACCGTTTTGCTCAAGCACGGACTTCGCGGTGGCATCGTCCCGGTGGTCTCATTCACCGGCCCGGCACTTGCCCATTTGCTCGCGGGAACGGTCGTCGTCGAACGCGTCTTCGCGATACCTGGGCTCGGAAACATCTTTATTCAATCTGTGCTCAACCGAGATGAACCGCTGACGCTCGGTATCGTCGCATTTTTGTCGATATTGATAATGATCTTTAACCTCGCAGTCGATATCTCTTACGGATTTCTCGATCCTCGGATCAGGTACGAATAG
- a CDS encoding peptide ABC transporter substrate-binding protein — translation MFLIRSGKLHPAFALVVLSSLLAGCGGVASEGFYGKTAAPPDNVLRYITGSEPESLDPAVPTGQPEARLLMSLYDGLIEYDPRTMQPIPGIAESWEVGQGNTEYIFKLRKNAKFSNGEPITAHDFAYSFRRALDPELAAKNAYLAHYIKYAEEYNSMRSFVKDKNGRFLLESDLTGETPAVETNAQPADDADVSEYRKFIDGPKRLSVPSDEKSRIAALEKDPKLKALIEGAELVPVKAEDLGVEAIDDYTFRIKLIQPAPFLLGLLPHQFFRVVHRGTIEKHGKNWTKPENIVTSGPFRLKVHDPYDKVVVEKDPQYWDADMVKLNGIEFYPLDEQTTMLNLYMTGEVDAIYNHTIPAAWVDSIKKFDDEYMNHPEVAIEYYTVNVTKPPMNDVRVRKALALAVDRDAMAAFRKTTQPLIDFTPEGLFPEYEAIRSEVYARELKKIGSSLEEWKARKFDPEMARKLLGEAGFPVTKDGNGWSCPNFPVDQVEVLYNTSDSNKSIAEFIQAQFKQNLGITLQLKNQEWKTFLNTRKQLEYNGLGRAGWIGDYMDPMSFLKLFYGPNNDSSTGWHKPAYDKLIDDANREPDPKKRFEKMAEAEFMVMQEQPVLPWQTQKTNFLRKPYVKGLYPNPGTLHAWKFVYIEQDPAKWDRDVDKIFDVKDEWVAGHINRLIATQPSLVEREQGYKTARKFGY, via the coding sequence ATGTTTTTGATCCGATCAGGTAAGTTGCACCCGGCATTTGCTCTTGTTGTTTTGTCGTCGTTGCTTGCGGGCTGCGGCGGAGTTGCGTCCGAAGGATTCTACGGAAAGACGGCCGCACCGCCCGACAACGTTCTGAGATATATAACGGGTTCCGAGCCGGAATCGCTTGACCCCGCCGTCCCGACCGGCCAGCCGGAGGCCCGGCTTTTGATGTCTCTCTACGACGGGCTGATCGAGTACGACCCGCGGACCATGCAGCCGATCCCGGGGATCGCAGAGAGCTGGGAGGTCGGCCAGGGGAACACGGAATACATCTTCAAGCTCCGCAAAAATGCGAAGTTCTCGAATGGCGAACCGATCACGGCTCACGATTTTGCTTATTCGTTCCGCCGGGCACTTGACCCGGAACTTGCCGCAAAAAACGCTTACCTTGCTCACTACATCAAGTATGCCGAAGAGTACAACTCGATGCGGTCGTTCGTTAAGGACAAGAACGGGCGATTCCTACTTGAATCTGACCTGACCGGAGAAACGCCGGCAGTTGAAACCAATGCACAACCTGCCGATGACGCTGACGTTAGCGAATACCGAAAATTCATCGACGGCCCCAAGAGGCTGAGCGTTCCAAGCGACGAGAAATCACGCATCGCCGCACTCGAAAAGGATCCGAAGCTCAAGGCCTTGATCGAGGGAGCCGAGCTCGTACCGGTAAAGGCCGAGGACCTTGGCGTTGAAGCGATCGACGACTACACGTTTCGCATAAAATTGATCCAGCCGGCTCCATTCCTACTAGGTCTATTGCCGCACCAGTTTTTCCGGGTCGTCCATCGCGGGACGATCGAAAAGCACGGCAAGAATTGGACAAAGCCGGAAAATATTGTCACGAGCGGACCATTCAGGCTAAAGGTTCACGACCCATACGACAAGGTCGTGGTCGAAAAGGACCCACAATATTGGGATGCAGATATGGTCAAGCTAAATGGTATCGAGTTTTATCCGCTCGACGAGCAGACGACGATGCTCAATCTCTATATGACCGGAGAGGTCGATGCGATCTATAACCACACGATACCAGCCGCGTGGGTCGATTCGATCAAGAAGTTCGACGATGAGTATATGAATCATCCTGAGGTCGCGATCGAGTACTACACCGTCAATGTAACCAAGCCGCCAATGAATGATGTTCGGGTGCGAAAGGCCCTTGCCCTGGCAGTCGATCGCGATGCGATGGCGGCGTTCCGAAAGACGACGCAGCCGCTGATCGACTTTACGCCGGAAGGGCTGTTCCCGGAATATGAGGCAATAAGAAGCGAGGTATATGCCCGCGAGCTTAAGAAGATCGGAAGCAGCCTTGAAGAATGGAAGGCACGAAAGTTTGACCCGGAAATGGCACGAAAGCTTTTGGGCGAAGCGGGATTCCCGGTAACCAAGGATGGTAACGGATGGTCGTGTCCGAACTTTCCGGTCGATCAGGTCGAGGTTCTTTACAACACCAGTGACAGTAACAAGTCGATTGCGGAATTCATCCAGGCGCAATTCAAACAAAACCTCGGCATTACGCTTCAATTGAAGAACCAGGAATGGAAGACGTTTCTAAACACTCGAAAGCAGCTTGAATATAATGGGCTCGGGCGTGCGGGATGGATCGGCGACTATATGGACCCGATGTCGTTCCTCAAGCTCTTTTACGGCCCCAACAACGACAGCTCGACAGGCTGGCACAAACCTGCCTATGACAAGCTTATCGATGATGCGAACCGCGAGCCGGATCCGAAGAAGCGATTCGAGAAGATGGCTGAGGCCGAATTCATGGTGATGCAGGAACAGCCCGTCCTGCCCTGGCAGACCCAGAAAACGAATTTCCTGCGGAAGCCTTACGTTAAAGGGCTATATCCGAATCCAGGAACGCTTCACGCGTGGAAGTTCGTTTACATCGAGCAGGACCCGGCGAAATGGGACCGGGACGTTGATAAGATCTTCGACGTTAAGGACGAATGGGTAGCAGGACACATTAACAGGCTGATCGCGACGCAGCCTTCACTGGTCGAGCGTGAGCAGGGCTACAAAACAGCTCGGAAATTTGGGTACTAA
- a CDS encoding peptide ABC transporter substrate-binding protein codes for MCALALLAGCSELGTGNANSYFADTPPPPAGHLRWSNGRSPKTVDPARAAAAPEADIARAIFEGLTDIDPATLEAIPAAAETWEANADSTVWTFRLREGLKWSNGAEVTAEDFVRSWKRAADLVPRVPHRPLLETIAGVEKARGVANVPSPSVNGPSRALSSLSLQPRLNAAGSPLSQTPETLAEASAADTNGATGFGAVASDARTLIVTLNRPDPEFPKLVAHTIFRPVPSGGEGLASDSITAATITNGPFVISEVSPAAVRLIRSETYWERERVELERVDLIAAESIESALDSYRAGRIDVITNAEFPPVLLKLLIPYDDLRRTQFAALNFYEVNTSRLSLNDRRVREALAIAIERERLAEGELEGTTTPAFSLFPFGSSAASNLLQDKTRARERLRDAGYENGQGFPPVRLVVNRNDTQQRIARSIAAMWKENLNIETEVVVMEAAEVEQARAAGNFDIIRRGLVLQTPDTSYNLAAIFGSRFRSALEVEPSPTPSNVNTAATTNAQATPTPSAAVIATEEDALYELTAIPLYFPTSYSLVRPYVNGFVPNSFDIQLLQRVSIDADYPVARNR; via the coding sequence GTGTGCGCTCTCGCCTTGCTTGCCGGATGTTCGGAACTCGGAACCGGAAACGCCAACTCATACTTTGCCGATACACCGCCGCCGCCCGCGGGCCATCTCCGCTGGAGCAACGGACGTTCACCGAAGACCGTCGACCCGGCACGCGCCGCCGCAGCACCTGAGGCTGACATCGCAAGGGCCATCTTCGAGGGCCTGACCGACATCGACCCGGCAACGCTTGAGGCTATTCCGGCCGCGGCTGAGACATGGGAAGCGAATGCGGATTCGACCGTTTGGACATTCCGGCTTCGCGAGGGGCTGAAATGGTCGAATGGCGCCGAGGTTACAGCGGAGGACTTTGTCCGCTCGTGGAAGCGGGCAGCTGACCTCGTGCCGCGAGTGCCGCACCGGCCATTGCTCGAGACGATAGCGGGAGTCGAAAAAGCTCGCGGTGTTGCTAACGTGCCGAGCCCGTCGGTGAATGGCCCTTCACGTGCGTTGAGTTCGCTTTCGCTGCAGCCGAGGCTGAATGCCGCAGGATCGCCGCTCTCGCAGACCCCAGAAACACTCGCCGAAGCGTCAGCCGCAGATACGAACGGCGCGACGGGTTTCGGCGCAGTGGCAAGTGACGCACGGACGCTGATCGTTACATTGAACCGGCCGGACCCGGAATTTCCAAAGCTGGTCGCACATACGATCTTTCGGCCGGTCCCATCGGGCGGCGAAGGGCTTGCCTCGGATTCGATAACTGCCGCAACAATAACCAATGGGCCATTTGTGATCAGCGAGGTCTCGCCGGCCGCCGTTCGGCTGATACGATCCGAAACCTATTGGGAGCGCGAACGCGTTGAGCTTGAACGGGTCGATCTAATTGCGGCCGAGTCGATCGAATCGGCGCTCGATTCATATAGGGCCGGGCGGATCGATGTCATAACGAACGCCGAGTTCCCGCCGGTGCTTTTGAAGCTTCTTATTCCCTACGATGACCTTCGCCGGACGCAGTTTGCTGCCCTGAATTTTTACGAGGTCAATACGTCGCGATTATCGCTCAATGACCGCCGCGTTCGCGAGGCCCTTGCGATTGCTATCGAGCGGGAGCGGCTTGCGGAGGGCGAACTTGAGGGCACGACGACGCCTGCCTTTTCACTTTTCCCGTTTGGCTCTTCGGCGGCCTCGAACCTGCTGCAAGATAAGACCCGTGCCCGCGAGCGTCTCCGCGACGCCGGATACGAGAATGGGCAGGGCTTTCCGCCGGTGCGGCTGGTTGTAAACCGAAACGACACGCAGCAGCGCATTGCCCGAAGCATCGCGGCGATGTGGAAAGAGAATCTCAACATCGAGACCGAAGTTGTCGTCATGGAAGCGGCTGAGGTCGAGCAGGCTCGGGCCGCCGGGAACTTCGACATTATTCGCCGGGGACTCGTGCTCCAAACGCCGGACACTAGCTACAACCTCGCAGCCATTTTCGGATCGCGTTTCCGCTCGGCTCTTGAGGTTGAGCCCTCACCGACGCCGTCGAATGTGAATACGGCAGCGACTACCAATGCGCAGGCAACGCCAACGCCATCGGCGGCCGTCATAGCCACCGAAGAGGATGCGCTTTACGAACTGACGGCGATACCGCTCTATTTTCCGACCTCGTATTCTCTTGTTCGGCCATATGTGAACGGCTTTGTGCCGAACAGCTTCGACATCCAGTTGTTGCAGCGGGTTTCGATCGATGCCGATTATCCCGTTGCCCGAAACCGATAA